From a region of the Mobula hypostoma chromosome 6, sMobHyp1.1, whole genome shotgun sequence genome:
- the LOC134348635 gene encoding T-box brain protein 1-like, whose translation MQLEHCLSSSIMLSKKFLNVNSTYPNSELALHDPIISASDNLERSSPLKKITRGMTNQSEADNFPDSKDASGDVQRSKLSPVLDGVSEIRHNFDGSAADRYILSQSSQPQQPAAAPSAMFPYTGQHGPTHPAFSISSPSRYMAHHPVITNGAYNSILSNSSPQGYPGTGYPYPQQYGHSYQGGPFYQFSSGQPGLVPGKAQVYLCNRPLWLKFHRHQTEMIITKQGRRMFPFLSFNISGLDPTAHYNIFVDIILADPNHWRFQGGKWVPCGKADTNVQGNRIYMHPDSPNTGAHWMRQEISFGKLKLTNNKGASNNNGQMVVLQSLHKYQPRLHVVEVNEDGAEDSNQPGRVQTFTFPETQFIAVTAYQNTDITQLKIDHNPFAKGFRDNYDTIYTGCEVDRLTPSPSDSPRSQIVPGTRYAVTQSFLQEQFVNNYAKARFHHGGPGGGERSVPHSNGLLSPQQAEEPAAPSPQRWFVTPLQQPANNRLDFSAYDTDFAGNAILSYGVGVKALPLQAGTRPLGYYPDPSGWGARSPQYSCKSSSVLPWGRGASTNSYLEEAAAAAAAAAAAEGLGPGAGPGADRSPLAAGAEDTKAKDLPDAAWIETQSSIKSIDSGDSGIYEQAKRRRISADAPPPPPPAPAPAPAAAPESSSPLKSEALTPRDCEKNCAKEMAFYGFYSHA comes from the exons ATGCAGTTGGAGCACTGCTTATCTTCATCTATAATGCTCTCTAAGAAATTTCTGAATGTGAACAGCACTTATCCCAACAGTGAGCTTGCTCTGCACGATCCCATCATCTCGGCCAGTGATAACCTCGAAAGAAGTTCACCTCTGAAAAAAATTACCAGGGGGATGACGAATCAATCAGAGGCAGACAATTTTCCTGACTCCAAGGACGCGTCGGGGGACGTCCAGAGAAGCAAGCTCTCTCCTGTTTTGGACGGGGTCTCTGAAATTCGTCATAATTTCGATGGATCAGCGGCAGACAGATATATCCTGTCACAATCGAGCCAACCACAGCAACCGGCTGCTGCTCCCAGTGCTATGTTTCCTTACACTGGCCAGCATGGACCAACACATCCTGCTTTTTCCATTAGCAGTCCGAGCAGGTACATGGCTCACCATCCTGTAATCACTAATGGAGCCTACAATAGCATTCTGTCCAATTCTTCTCCCCAAGGCTATCCGGGCACTGGTTACCCTTATCCTCAACAGTACGGACACAGCTACCAGGGAGGACCTTTCTATCAATTCTCTTCTGGTCAACCAGGACTGGTTCCCGGCAAAGCCCAGGTGTATTTATGTAATAGGCCGCTGTGGCTTAAATTCCACAGGCATCAAACGGAAATGATCATCACCAAGCAAGGCAG GCGGATGTTTCCATTTTTGAGTTTTAACATCTCTGGTTTAGATCCGACTGCACATTACAACATTTTTGTTGACATAATTCTAGCCGATCCCAATCACTGGCGATTTCAAGGAGGAAAATGGGTACCTTGTGGAAAAGCGGATACCAATGTACAAG GCAATAGGATCTATATGCACCCAGATTCACCAAACACGGGTGCTCACTGGATGAGACAAGAGATTTCCTTTGGAAAATTAAAGCTGACCAATAACAAGGGTGCATCAAACAATAACGGTCAG ATGGTGGTTCTGCAGTCTTTACATAAATACCAGCCAAGACTACACGTAGTTGAAGTCAATGAGGACGGAGCGGAGGACTCTAACCAGCCCGGCAGGGTTCAAACATTCACCTTTCCAGAAACGCAGTTCATAGCAGTTACAGCATATCAAAATACAGAT ATCACACAGTTGAAAATAGACCACAATCCTTTTGCCAAAGGATTCAGAGATAATTATGACAC gATCTACACGGGCTGCGAGGTGGATCGGCTCACCCCGTCCCCGAGCGACTCGCCGCGCTCCCAGATCGTGCCGGGCACTCGCTACGCCGTCACCCAGTCCTTCCTGCAGGAGCAGTTCGTCAACAACTACGCCAAGGCCCGCTTCCACCACGGCGGGCCCGGGGGTGGCGAGCGCAGCGTCCCCCACAGCAACGGGCTGCTCTCGCCGCAGCAAGCCGAAGAACCCGCCGCACCCTCGCCTCAGCGCTGGTTCGTCACCCCGCTCCAGCAGCCCGCTAACAACCGCCTCGACTTCTCCGCCTACGACACCGACTTCGCCGGCAACGCCATCCTGTCGTACGGGGTAGGGGTGAAGGCTCTGCCATTGCAGGCTGGCACCCGGCCCCTCGGCTACTATCCCGACCCATCGGGCTGGGGTGCTCGCAGCCCGCAGTACTCGTGCAAATCGAGCTCGGTGCTGCCCTGGGGCCGCGGCGCCTCGACTAACTCCTACCTGGAAGAGGCGGCTGCGGCCGCGGCCGCAGCGGCCGCCGCCGAGGGCCTAGGCCCGGGCGCGGGACCCGGCGCGGATCGCTCGCCCCTAGCGGCCGGGGCCGAGGACACTAAAGCAAAGGATCTGCCCGATGCCGCCTGGATCGAGACGCAGTCTTCCATCAAGTCCATCGACTCCGGGGATTCGGGCATTTACGAGCAGGCTAAGAGGCGGCGCATTTCGGCAGACGCGCCGCCGCCACCGCCGCCCGCCCcagccccggccccggccgctGCCCCCGAGAGCTCGTCTCCCCTCAAGAGCGAGGCGCTGACCCCGAGAGACTGCGAGAAGAACTGCGCCAAGGAGATGGCCTTTTACGGCTTCTACTCTCACGCCTAA